The following are encoded together in the Cicer arietinum cultivar CDC Frontier isolate Library 1 chromosome 2, Cicar.CDCFrontier_v2.0, whole genome shotgun sequence genome:
- the LOC101511932 gene encoding NDR1/HIN1-like protein 13 yields the protein MTDRVHPHNSPPPVSEQSKTKSFQDAAVDVAPHPLPTPPSDKPVPPLGTYTIKIPRDQIYRVPPPGNARLYEEYTRRKNHRNRCCCCWFIGLIFVLLVLLGITAGVLYLVFRPEAPKYSIQQINIRGINLTSPSSTAASSPVFDVTVKADNPNNKIGISYEKESSAEIFYNNVILCNGVMPTFYQPSNNVTVFKTVLEGSGIKLNNENRRALLKAQTKRKVPLIVKLRAPVKIKVGSVKTWKITVKIDCDLTVDQLTAKAKIGYRHCNFRVDLW from the coding sequence ATGACTGACCGAGTTCACCCGCACAACTCGCCACCACCAGTTTCCGAACAGTCGAAAACGAAATCATTTCAAGATGCTGCCGTCGACGTCGCTCCCCATCCACTTCCAACTCCGCCGTCGGATAAGCCCGTTCCACCGCTGGGAACGTACACTATCAAGATTCCCAGGGATCAAATCTACCGCGTTCCTCCCCCGGGGAACGCTCGCCTTTATGAAGAATACACTCGCCGGAAAAATCACCGCAACCGCTGTTGCTGCTGCTGGTTCATCGGATTAATCTTCGTCCTTCTCGTGCTCCTCGGTATCACCGCCGGCGTTCTCTACCTTGTTTTCCGTCCGGAGGCGCCAAAATACTCCATCCAACAAATCAACATCAGAGGAATAAACCTAACTTCGCCGTCGTCCACGGCGGCGAGCTCGCCGGTATTTGACGTCACTGTAAAAGCTGATAATCCTAACAACAAGATCGGAATCAGTTACGAGAAAGAAAGTTCCGCTGAAATCTTCTATAACAACGTGATACTATGTAACGGCGTTATGCCGACGTTTTATCAGCCGTCAAATAATGTGACTGTGTTTAAGACGGTGTTGGAAGGAAGCGGAATTAAGCTGAATAACGAAAATCGAAGAGCGTTGTTGAAGGCGCAAACTAAACGGAAAGTGCCGTTAATCGTAAAGCTGAGAGCGCCTGTGAAAATAAAAGTGGGGTCTGTTAAAACGTGGAAGATTACCGTTAAAATTGACTGTGATTTGACGGTGGATCAGTTGACGGCGAAGGCTAAGATTGGTTATAGACATTGTAATTTTAGAGTGGATCTTTggtaa
- the LOC101511610 gene encoding uncharacterized protein, translating to MGASSSKMEDEKALQLCRERKKFVRQALDGRCSLAAAYVSYVKSLKIVGTALRKFTEPETHVESSLYTNATPEALALTDKALSHSSPSMSQHIDASPILSPPSSSNKFYTNHMKLSGFSSKKVEEKPPVPVIGTVTTSSSIAQNGSRMSETEAFEDSSLPDGTPHWDFFGLFNPIDHQFSFQEGKSNMPHDIDNGGDDIQLVREEEGIPELEDDDEEKVSSSCSHESKDEFDEEPTAETLVQRYENLNRANNRVQANVLHDTTTKPVKGDSTSEVELVNGEKGRNPPNLSASKTPETNKSAEKENHSENKVTPKNFFSSVKDIEVLFIRASESGEEVPRMLEANKSHFRPIFAGKENGSLASLFVKACFSCGEDPSQVPEEPAQNSVKYLTWHRTASSRSSSSKNPLDANSRENLEDVTNNLFDSSYMISGSHASTLDRLYAWEKKLYDEVKASEIVRNEYDMKCKILRNLESKGEKTSTIDKTRAAVKDLHSRIRVAIHRIDSISKRIEELRDRELQPQLEELIEGLNRMWEVMHECHKLQFQIMSASYNNSHARIMMHSELRRQITAYLENELQFLSSSFAKWIEAQKSYLEAINGWIHICVPLQQKSSRRQRRPQSETLIERGPPIYATCDVWLKKLGTLPVKDVADSIKSLAADTARFLPYQDKKNQGKDASELADGLLRDDVSEDWISGFDRFRASLIRFLGQLNSLSGSSVKMYKELRQAIHYAKSNYHRLNSQSQNGHLNSQSQHGHHDSESHDEHSKSQSQVV from the exons ATGGGAGCTTCAAGCTCCAaaatggaggacgaaaaggcGCTTCAACTGTGCCGCGAAAGGAAGAAATTTGTTAGGCAAGCACTCGACGGACGTTGCTCATTAGCAGCTGCATATGTTTCATATGTTAAGTCACTGAAAATTGTAGGAACAGCTCTAAGAAAATTCACAGAACCTGAAACTCACGTTGAGTCTTCCTTATACACTAATGCAACACCAGAAGCACTTGCTTTAACTGATAAGGCATTGTCACACTCTTCACCATCTATGTCACAACACATTGATGCATCTCCAATTCTCTCTCCTCCTAGTAGTTCTAACAAGTTCTACACAAATCATATGAAACTTAGCGGTTTTTCTTCGAAAAAAGTCGAAGAAAAACCACCTGTACCTGTTATAGGAACAGTAACAACATCGTCAAGCATTGCACAGAATGGAAGTAGAATGTCTGAGACAGAAGCATTTGAAGATTCTTCTCTTCCAGATGGAACTCCACACTGGGATTTCTTTGGTCTTTTTAATCCAATCGATCATCAGTTTTCTTTTCAAGAAGGGAAAAGCAACATGCCTCATGATATAGATAACGGTGGTGATGATATACAACTTGTAAGGGAGGAGGAAGGAATTCCTGAGTTggaagatgatgatgaagagaAGGTTTCTTCTAGTTGCTCGCACGAATCCAAAGATGAATTTGATGAAGAGCCTACTGCAGAAACTCTAGTCCAAagatatgaaaatctaaataGAGCTAATAACCGTGTTCAAGCAAATGTTTTGCATGATACAACAACTAAGCCTGTGAAAGGGGATTCAACTTCTGAAGTTGAATTGGTAAATGGCGAGAAGGGAAGAAACCCTCCGAATTTGTCTGCATCGAAGACTCCGGAAACAAATAAATCAGCGGAGAAAGAGAATCATAGTGAAAATAAAGTCACTCCTAAGAATTTCTTTTCAAGTGTGAAGGATATTGAGGTTCTCTTTATTAGAGCTTCGGAATCTGGTGAAGAGGTTCCAAGGATGCTTGAAGCAAATAAATCTCACTTTCGACCAATATTCGCAGGAAAAGAAA ATGGTTCTTTGGCATCCTTATTTGTTAAGGCATGTTTCTCATGTGGGGAGGATCCAAGTCAAGTTCCAGAAG AGCCGGCTCAAAACTCAGTTAAGTACTTAACCTGGCATAGAACAGCATCATCTCGATCCTCCTCATCTAAAAACCCTTTGGATGCAAACTCAAGAGAAAATTTAGAGGATGTCACAAATAATCTCTTTGATAGTTCGTATATGATCTCTGGAAGCCATGCATCAACCTTGGATAGGCTATATGCTTGGGAAAAGAAGCTCTATGATGAAGTGAAG GCTAGTGAGATTGTGAGAAACGAATATGACATGAAGTGTAAAATCTTAAGGAACCTGGAATCAAAAGGAGAAAAAACCTCCACAATCGATAAAACTCGTGCTGCAGTCAAGGATCTGCACTCAAGAATCAGAGTTGCGATTCACAGGATAGACTCTATATCAAAGAGGATTGAGGAGTTGCGGGACAGAGAGCTTCAGCCACAACTTGAGGAATTGATTGAAGG ATTAAATCGAATGTGGGAAGTGATGCATGAATGCCACAAGCTTCAGTTTCAGATCATGTCAGCATCTTATAACAACAGCCACGCTAGAATCATGATGCACTCCGAATTACGGAGACAGATTACTGCCTATCTTGAAAATGAACTCCAGTTTCTATCATCAAGTTTTGCCAAGTGGATTGAAGCTCAGAAATCCTATCTCGAGGCTATAAATGGTTGGATTCACATATGTGTTCCTCTTCAACAAAAATCATCCAGGAGACAAAGGAGGCCACAATCTGAAACTCTTATAGAACGCGGCCCTCCAATATACGCCACGTGTGATGTCTGGTTGAAAAAGCTCGGCACATTACCTGTCAAAGATGTTGCAGATTCTATTAAGAGCTTAGCAGCTGATACGGCCCGTTTCTTACCATATCAAGACAAGAAGAACCAGGGAAAGGATGCTAGTGAATTAGCAGATGGTTTATTAAGAGATGATGTCTCAGAAGATTGGATTTCGGGTTTTGATCGGTTTCGGGCAAGCTTGATTCGATTTCTCGGTCAATTAAATAGTTTGTCTGGTTCTTCTGTCAAAATGTACAAAGAACTTAGACAAGCTATTCACTATGCTAAGAGCAATTACCATCGATTGAATTCTCAGTCTCAAAACGGTCATTTGAATTCTCAGTCTCAACATGGTCACCATGATTCTGAATCACATGATGAGCACTCAAAGTCACAATCTCAAGTAGTTTAG